ACCATTAGGCCTTTGATATCTGCATATTCTTGTATTGTAATTCTCTGTGCCATATCGGACTTGTTATTTTACTTGTTTATAAACTGTTAATGTATTGTCAATTCTATTTTAAGGTCGCAGGCTAAAAAAAGCTATAACCTTCGAAATCTTTTGTAAAAGAAATCACAATTGTTGAGACTCGGAAGTTTTTGTCTTATCTGTCATACACATACTGATGATCTTATGTTCATTATACATTTCCATTGCCCCATTCGGTATATACGCCGTAGCCACCAAGCATCCATCAAAAAGTTCTACCACCACTCTCTGCTGACCTGCAATCCTTGTCACTCTACCATGTATATCCTTAAACTCACCCTCTGTAATCACGACTTCATCCCCTAACTTATATTTGATATTCTCAGAAGTAACAGGGATAATGTGAGGATTATGTATGGAGGTTAAACGGATGAAATTATCCATAGCAGTATCGGCAATGATTAGAGGAGGATTCTTGGTTGGCGCATTTTCACAATGTGAAGTATGGTCGTAATAGTAACTCAACAAAGCTCTATTTTCAAAAGCCTTGATGTTCTTATCTTGCAAAAGAGAGTCAACTTGCTCTGCTGTTGCATGAACAATCATAAAAGATGAAATAAGAGGCTCCGTGATGATTCGCTTTTTTCCTTGCTTTCTTACCTCTTTATATCGCAAAGGAACATAACATTCCAATCCTTTAGCCTCAACGAATGTTTTTGCTTTGATAATACGCCCATAAGAAACTCTTAATACAAACCATTGCTTGTTTCGTGAAGGCACATTCTCTACCGACACCCCACCTCTGTTCTTTGAAGTGGAGG
The Segatella copri DNA segment above includes these coding regions:
- a CDS encoding UpxY family transcription antiterminator; its protein translation is MEDKIKQPLTANASLYNGQPTDTGSSCPSARLTSCTPSTSKNRGGVSVENVPSRNKQWFVLRVSYGRIIKAKTFVEAKGLECYVPLRYKEVRKQGKKRIITEPLISSFMIVHATAEQVDSLLQDKNIKAFENRALLSYYYDHTSHCENAPTKNPPLIIADTAMDNFIRLTSIHNPHIIPVTSENIKYKLGDEVVITEGEFKDIHGRVTRIAGQQRVVVELFDGCLVATAYIPNGAMEMYNEHKIISMCMTDKTKTSESQQL